One Portunus trituberculatus isolate SZX2019 unplaced genomic scaffold, ASM1759143v1 PGA_scaffold_338__1_contigs__length_14669, whole genome shotgun sequence genomic region harbors:
- the LOC123500499 gene encoding protein FAM200A-like → MMGGHRGLRGLIQAVNPEISVDHCIIHRYSLGSKSLPGNLKLVFEDVLKIVNFIKSRDVNSRIFKELCKEMGEQYQVLLYHTDVRWLSRGKVVHRVIELRKAIQEFLEQKGSPSATKFTDKEWLARLCYLADIFAELNSGNLQLQGRNTTVIDAHHTVAAFLAKLRLWIRRLEKGVIAQFPTLDQFIEENSHDTGSLLQTINKEMSDHLKGLETSMLHYFPESDQETASLQWIIHPFSVPDEAIHDDDFPAKEEWITMRANEALKIEFQNQNTDSFWISRLADSPTLSKRALKLLVSFSTTYLCEKGFSTVLGMKTKKRTRLNVANDARLTLSTTKPRIPQLASNMQLQPSH, encoded by the coding sequence ATGATGGGTGGTCATCGTGGATTACGGGGCCTCATACAAGCTGTCAATCCAGAAATTTCTGTAGATCATTGCATCATTCATCGGTACTCTCTTGGATCGAAAAGCCTGCCTGGTAATCTGAAGTTAGTGTTTGAAGATGTGTTGAAAATCGTCAACTTCATCAAGTCCAGGGATGTGAATTCGCGCATATTCAAGGAGCTGTGCAAGGAAATGGGAGAACAGTATCAAGTTCTGCTTTACCACACCGATGTTCGCTGGTTGTCACGAGGCAAGGTTGTACATCGTGTCATTGAGCTCCGAAAGGCTATTCAGGAATTTCTGGAACAAAAAGGATCTCCTTCTGCTACCAAGTTCACTGATAAGGAGTGGCTTGCTCGACTTTGTTACTTGGCTGACATATTTGCGGAGCTGAACAGTGGTAATCTGCAACTCCAGGGCCGAAACACGACTGTCATTGATGCCCATCACACTGTGGCTGCATTTCTGGCGAAACTGAGACTCTGGATTCGGCGCTTGGAGAAAGGAGTGATCGCCCAGTTCCCCACCCTAGACCAGTTTATTGAGGAGAATAGTCATGATACTGGATCTCTTCTACAGACCATCAACAAAGAGATGAGCGACCATTTGAAGGGGCTTGAAACAAGCATGCTTCACTACTTTCCAGAGAGTGACCAAGAAACAGCCAGTCTTCAGTggatcattcatcccttctctgTACCTGATGAGGCCATTCATGATGATGATTTCCCTGCAAAGGAGGAGTGGATCACAATGCGAGCCAATGAAGCCTTGAAAATCGAATTCCAAAACCAAAATACAGATTCCTTTTGGATTTCACGACTAGCCGACTCGCCAACTCTGTCCAAGAGAGCCTTGAAGTTGTTGGTATCATTTTCAACAACGTATCTGTGCGAGAAGGGGTTCTCAACTGTGCTggggatgaaaacaaaaaagaggactCGCTTGAATGTTGCAAACGATGCCAGGCTGACACTTTCAACCACGAAGCCAAGAATTCCTCAACTAGCTTCAAATATGCAACTCCAACCATCTCACTGA
- the LOC123500498 gene encoding zinc finger BED domain-containing protein 5-like, whose amino-acid sequence MSKKRTYSDAFLRHGFVNLPSGGEDRPQCVICHKVLTNESLKPSKLSTHLQKCHPNLQNKDQAYFQRQAVALKNIQFGSSGIQAQKLQAAVEASYFVAYKVAEQQKCHTIAENLIMPCAYEMVSKVCGEEQAKKLSVISLSNNTIHRRIDDMASDILSQVITEIKESSYSKFSLQFDESCDIASCAVLLGFVRYVHQDRIKEEFLLCENLLTTTKGEDVFNIINSFFTKNGLDWNSVQQVSVD is encoded by the exons ATGTCCAAAAAGCGAACTTACTCTGACGCCTTTCTTCGCCATGGCTTTGTGAATTTACCATCCGGTGGAGAGGATCGGCCACAATGTGTGATATGTCACAAAGTGTTGACAAATGAAAGCCTGAAGCCATCAAAACTCTCAACTCACCTCCAGAAGTGCCATCCAAATCTTCAAAATAAGGATCAGGCTTATTTTCAGCGCCAGGCTGTAGCACTGAAGAATATCCAGTTCGGTTCATCTGGAATTCAAGCCCAAAAGCTTCAAGCTGCAGTCGAAGCATCCTACTTTGTTGCATATAAAGTTGCCGAACAACAGAAATGCCACACCATTGCAGAGAATCTGATTATGCCTTGTGCATACGAGATGGTAAGCAAGGTATGTGGGGAGGAGCAAGCGAAGAAACTGAGTGTCATATCTTTATCAAACAACACCATCCACAGACGAATCGATGACATGGCATCAGATATCTTGTCCCAAGTTATAACAGAGATCAAAGAAAGCTCATATAGCAAATTCTCCTTGCAATTTGATGAATCGTGTGACATAGCCagttgtgctgttctccttggGTTCGTCCGTTACGTCCACCAGGACAGGATCAAAGAAGAGTTCCTATTGTGCGAGAATCTGCTGACAACCACAAAGGGAGAAGATGTCTTCAATATCATCAACAGTTTCTTTACCAAGAATGGATTGGATTGGAACAGCGTTCAACAG GTCTCCGTCGATTGA